The proteins below come from a single Sus scrofa isolate TJ Tabasco breed Duroc unplaced genomic scaffold, Sscrofa11.1 Contig661, whole genome shotgun sequence genomic window:
- the LOC110259027 gene encoding putative olfactory receptor 2B8, with amino-acid sequence MILFVAISVFYIMTLLGNSAIIILSRLDPRLHTPMYFFLANLSFLDLCYTTSTVPQMLVNIQSHWRRISYIGCVAQLFIFLGLGSTECVLLSVMAFDRYVAICQPLHYTVSMNSRLCQQLAAVAWVTGFSNSLVQTVLTFLLPRCGQYQVENFFCEVPAMLQLSCVDTWINEVEMYAAVVVIKVIPVGLILFSYINIVRAVVRIQSSEGRKKAFNTCGSHLLVVIMFYGSAISGYAYMAPKSNSAKLKGKLLALFYGLITPMLNPSSIP; translated from the coding sequence ATGATCCTTTTCGTGGCCATCTCTGTTTTCTACATCATGACCCTCCTTGGGAATTCAGCCATCATTATCTTGTCACGCCTTGATCCCAgactccacacccccatgtatttctttctggCAAATCTCTCTTTTTTGGACCTTTGCTATACTACCTCCACTGTCCCCCAGATGCTGGTCAACATACAGAGCCACTGGAGAAGAATCAGCTACATAGGATGTGTAGCTCAACTGTTCATTTTCCTTGGTTTAGGATCCACTGAATGTGTACTTCTCTCAGTAATGGCCTTTGATCGTTATGTAGCCATCTGCCAGCCTCTCCATTACACTGTTAGCATGAATTCTCGCCTATGCCAACAACtggcagcagtggcttgggtaacAGGTTTCAGCAACTCCTTGGTGCAAACAGTGTTAACTTTCTTGTTACCTCGCTGTGGTCAGTATCAGGTGGAGAATTTCTTCTGTGAGGTACCTGCCATGCTTCAGTTATCATGTGTCGATACATGGATCAATGAAGTAGAGATGTATGCTGCTGTGGTGGTCATAAAAGTTATCCCGGTTGGATTAATTCTATTCTCTTACATCAACATTGTCAGAGCAGTGGTAAGAATCCAGTCTTCTGAGGGTCGCAAGAAGGCTTTCAACACATGCGGGTCTCATCTGCTGGTGGTCATTATGTTCTATGGTTCAGCCATTAGTGGTTATGCATATATGGCACCCAAGAGCAATTCAGCCAAATTGAAGGGCAAGCTTCTTGCACTCTTCTATGGACTCATAACTCCAATGCTTAACCCCTCATCTATACCTTGA